CATGGAACTCTTCGGAGTCAAAAACTTCTCCGCACTGGAGACATTCAACGAACTCCGCATCTTCATCGCGGGAGACGACGCGGACCTGAGGGTGCTTGCAGTCAAGGTTCATGGGATGAATCGATCCGGAAGACACGGCATACCGTGGGTCCCCGGATGACTCGGATTTTTACCCGCAATGGCCATTATGTCAACGCCATTCACCAACTTTGATAATAATTATCGTCTAATAGGTGTTGCTTTCACCCTGCGGGTGGACTAGACTTGTCCTATATCGTGAGACCTCCGGGTCTGTGCGATTCCCAGGCGAAACGGCATGCTCAGGCTGACAAAAAAAGCGGACTACGGGCTGATGGCTCTGAAGTATCTGGCCGAGCAGGTGGACAACGGCGCCCAGAGCGCCAAGGACATTGCCGAGGCCTACCACATCCCCGCGCAGTTGCTTGCGAAGATCCTGCAGACGCTCGCCAAGGGCGGCCTGCTGGTCTCAACCGCAGGGACCCGCGGTGGTTACGCGCTGGCGCGGCCGGCAAACCAGATCAGCGCCTTCGAGGTTATCCGCACGATCGATGGGCCGCTGTTTATTACCAGTTGCATTACGATTCACGGCGCCTGCGACCTGACGAGTACCTGCACCATCAAAGAACCACTACGCAAGGTGAATGACAGCATCAAAGAATTGCTGAGCGGCATTACGATCGCGGACCTGGCTGAATCGCCAGAGACCGGAACCGCGCTGGGCAGTGGCCTGGTAACGATCGCGCTGTAGGCGAAATAGAAGTCCGATTCACGGACGGAAAAGATTGTAAGGAGAAGATCAAGAGTTATGAGCACTGTTGCCGCTACCGTTG
This genomic window from Terriglobus albidus contains:
- a CDS encoding RrF2 family transcriptional regulator, giving the protein MLRLTKKADYGLMALKYLAEQVDNGAQSAKDIAEAYHIPAQLLAKILQTLAKGGLLVSTAGTRGGYALARPANQISAFEVIRTIDGPLFITSCITIHGACDLTSTCTIKEPLRKVNDSIKELLSGITIADLAESPETGTALGSGLVTIAL